A genomic window from Filimonas effusa includes:
- a CDS encoding NAD kinase encodes MKVAIYSRGLDIEQHSQLLILAQELQRYNIAIILHTSLADHLDDIRSTGVEVELFSGYHDLDETVECLISLGGDGTILDAVGLIRDKGVPILGINFGRLGFLASIGKEELSIAVDALANGTFVVDKRSLIHLDANIPLFDDASFALNEFALHKRDTSPMIKVHTYLNGEFLNTYWADGLIVSTPTGSTGYNLSCNGPIVFPDSSSFLITPIAPHNLNVRPILVPDSNIISFEVEGRSDQFICALDSRREIVDKDVQLAVKKEQFGIKLVRLNENSFLSTLRSKLTWGLDKRN; translated from the coding sequence ATGAAAGTAGCTATTTACAGCCGTGGTTTAGATATCGAACAACATAGCCAGTTGCTCATCCTCGCCCAGGAACTACAACGCTATAATATAGCTATCATCCTGCATACCTCCCTCGCCGATCATCTCGACGATATTCGGTCCACAGGGGTTGAGGTAGAATTGTTTTCAGGCTATCACGACCTCGATGAAACTGTTGAATGTCTTATTTCCCTTGGCGGCGACGGCACTATCCTCGATGCAGTGGGACTTATCCGCGATAAAGGCGTTCCTATTCTCGGTATCAATTTCGGCAGGCTTGGATTTCTCGCAAGTATTGGTAAAGAGGAACTTAGCATTGCAGTAGACGCACTGGCCAATGGAACCTTTGTGGTAGACAAGCGTTCTCTTATTCATCTCGACGCCAATATCCCGTTGTTCGATGACGCTTCCTTCGCACTCAATGAGTTTGCGCTCCATAAACGGGATACTTCGCCCATGATCAAGGTGCATACTTATCTTAACGGAGAATTCCTGAATACCTACTGGGCAGACGGTCTCATTGTTTCAACGCCTACGGGATCAACAGGTTATAATCTTAGTTGTAACGGACCTATCGTTTTCCCCGACTCATCAAGCTTCCTTATTACCCCCATAGCGCCGCATAACCTGAACGTAAGGCCTATACTGGTTCCCGATTCCAATATTATTTCTTTTGAAGTGGAAGGCCGTTCCGACCAGTTTATCTGTGCATTGGACTCCAGGCGTGAGATTGTGGATAAAGATGTTCAGCTTGCGGTCAAAAAAGAACAGTTTGGTATTAAACTGGTAAGACTAAATGAAAACAGCTTTCTTTCTACCCTGCGCTCCAAACTCACATGGGGATTGGATAAAAGAAATTAA
- a CDS encoding isoprenyl transferase: protein MQESNDLSRIDKNRLPRHIAIIMDGNGRWAKEKGQDRLFGHFNGVESVRDIVEGCAELGIGFLTLYAFSTENWDRPEYEVTGLMELLVDTIRKEVPTLNKNNIRLRAIGDKSMLPAYAQSELQEALDETSANTGLNLVMALSYSSRWELVHAAQQIARDAKDGKLDPESITHEVLTQYLATKDIPDPELMIRTSGEYRISNFLLYQLAYSELYFTDTCWPDFRKPNLYAAIIDYQGRERRFGKTSEQLQQNPTIH, encoded by the coding sequence ATGCAGGAATCGAATGATCTGAGCCGGATCGATAAAAACCGGTTACCAAGGCATATTGCCATCATTATGGATGGTAATGGTCGCTGGGCGAAAGAAAAAGGACAAGACCGCTTGTTCGGCCATTTCAATGGCGTAGAAAGCGTACGCGATATTGTGGAAGGATGCGCAGAGCTTGGAATTGGTTTCCTGACCCTTTATGCTTTCAGTACCGAAAACTGGGACCGCCCGGAATACGAGGTTACCGGGTTAATGGAGCTGCTGGTTGATACTATCCGTAAAGAAGTTCCCACTTTAAATAAAAATAACATCAGGCTACGTGCTATAGGAGACAAATCGATGCTACCGGCTTATGCCCAGTCCGAATTGCAGGAGGCCCTTGACGAAACCAGTGCCAATACCGGCCTTAACCTGGTAATGGCACTGAGCTATAGCAGCCGCTGGGAGCTTGTTCACGCGGCACAGCAAATAGCGCGCGACGCAAAGGACGGTAAGCTTGATCCCGAATCAATAACCCACGAGGTGCTCACGCAATACCTCGCTACCAAAGATATCCCTGATCCCGAACTCATGATAAGAACCAGCGGCGAATATAGGATCAGTAACTTTCTGTTGTATCAACTTGCTTATTCCGAACTCTACTTTACCGATACCTGCTGGCCGGATTTCAGGAAACCCAACCTGTATGCCGCCATTATCGACTACCAGGGACGTGAAAGACGATTCGGTAAAACGAGCGAACAGTTGCAACAGAACCCTACAATTCATTAA
- the porG gene encoding type IX secretion system protein PorG, with protein MLQRTLFLLTFFIVGARTNAQWMDSYVQQGELGIAVGAGHYFGDLNTRAALNRPKIAGGIFFRKQMNNYISLKLSANYAALGYSDTYSKNETQQRRNLSFNTNVWELAISGEFNFFKFYPGVEGYNFTPYVSLGVGLFSYDPYAYLGGEKYRLRGLGTEGQGSSLYPGRTPYGSTALCIPLAVGMKYAISPKVNIFGEVGYRFTNTDYLDDVSLTYAPDAFDPASVAYLLQDRSYETGTTPIGIKGRQRGNSSQNDGYAMVLVGISFNLSSYRCPKP; from the coding sequence ATGCTACAAAGAACTTTATTCCTCCTTACATTCTTCATTGTAGGTGCCAGAACTAACGCGCAATGGATGGACAGTTATGTACAGCAAGGTGAACTGGGTATTGCGGTTGGCGCAGGCCATTACTTTGGCGATCTCAACACCCGTGCAGCGCTGAACCGGCCTAAAATTGCAGGAGGTATCTTCTTCCGCAAGCAAATGAACAACTATATCTCTCTTAAGCTCAGTGCAAACTATGCAGCGCTGGGTTATTCAGATACTTATTCTAAAAACGAAACACAGCAACGCCGTAACCTTAGCTTCAATACCAATGTATGGGAACTGGCGATAAGCGGAGAGTTCAATTTCTTCAAGTTCTATCCCGGTGTTGAAGGATATAATTTTACGCCCTATGTGTCACTGGGGGTAGGATTGTTCTCCTACGATCCATATGCTTACCTGGGTGGAGAAAAATACCGTCTTCGCGGCCTCGGCACCGAAGGGCAGGGAAGTTCCCTTTATCCCGGGCGCACCCCGTACGGTTCTACCGCCCTGTGTATTCCCCTGGCCGTAGGTATGAAATACGCAATCTCTCCCAAAGTGAATATTTTCGGTGAAGTGGGTTACCGTTTTACCAATACCGACTATCTCGACGACGTGAGCCTCACCTATGCCCCGGATGCATTTGATCCTGCTTCAGTAGCCTACCTTTTACAGGACAGGAGCTATGAAACAGGCACAACTCCCATTGGTATTAAAGGCCGGCAGCGGGGCAACAGCTCGCAGAACGACGGTTATGCAATGGTGCTCGTGGGCATCTCTTTTAACCTCTCCTCCTACCGGTGCCCCAAACCGTAG
- a CDS encoding OmpH family outer membrane protein has translation MNKIVLLICLLVLGYTGYSQRYAIIDTKYILNKIPEYKQAEQKLQQTSDLWQKEIDAKQAALEKLYKDYEAEKVMLSPELQKKREDELYNREKEVRDLQRKRFGYEGDLFKERQKLVKPLQDKVYNAVQKLAVARGYDFILDKSEGITVIFADPKLDKSDDILRDLGVKN, from the coding sequence ATGAACAAAATCGTGTTATTGATCTGTTTGCTGGTGTTAGGTTACACCGGCTACTCGCAGCGCTATGCGATCATTGATACCAAGTACATCCTGAATAAGATCCCTGAATACAAACAGGCTGAGCAGAAATTACAGCAAACAAGCGATCTGTGGCAGAAGGAAATTGATGCAAAGCAGGCAGCCCTGGAAAAATTATATAAAGATTATGAGGCTGAGAAAGTGATGTTAAGTCCCGAATTGCAGAAAAAAAGGGAAGATGAGCTGTACAACCGTGAGAAGGAAGTGCGTGATCTGCAACGTAAACGCTTTGGTTATGAAGGAGATCTGTTCAAGGAACGCCAAAAGCTCGTAAAGCCTCTGCAGGATAAAGTTTACAATGCCGTTCAGAAACTTGCAGTGGCCCGCGGATATGATTTTATTCTCGATAAAAGTGAAGGAATTACCGTTATATTTGCCGACCCCAAACTCGATAAGAGTGATGATATCCTAAGAGATCTGGGCGTCAAGAACTAG
- a CDS encoding BamA/OMP85 family outer membrane protein, giving the protein MAIAQVPGKNPSDSGITSIDADLMNLFNQKTPKKYKVASVKVVGNKFFDEALFLSIAGINVGDEVTIPGGDAFSKSLTKLWAQNYFSDIAIYITRVEGRNIDVEIDITERPRLSRFIFKGIRKGEVDDLKSKTNLVIGHVITENMKITAIDAIQRYYYEKGFRNVKVNIEEIKDESAENYELLTIHVTKGNKVKVNQISFFGNTVDEAKLKKQMKGTKEMSRMTLFPANETGGFGDPKKYTFQDYLRDKGFLTYSRTKKVLDPYLRIKLFTSAKFNEKKFDEDKLSLLEYYNSIGNRDAVIEDYTTFPNSKGNLNIHIKVNEGHKYYFGNITWRGNTKFSDSVLTLILGIQKGDTYNAEILNKKLGKTISPEGGDISGLYMDDGYLFFRTDPVETAVYNDTIDFEIRIIEGPQATIKNVRISGNDKTKEYVVRRELRTVPGDRFSREALIRSQREIGALGYFNAEKIGINPVPNPDDGTVDINYTLEEKSSDQLELSAGFGGGIGLTGTLGVSFNNFSAKNIFSRKAWDPLPTGDGQKLSLRVQSNGRAYRSYNISFTEPWLGGKKRNALTVSLFDTKFANAYDPYTGTYKKSAADTSYFKTTGVSVGLAKQLKWPDDYFSLGFTLSYARYKLRNYAIDRNLVLRDGTIFDDGASNNLNLKIALQRSSAGPNPYFPTQGSNFLASLQVTPPYSLFDKNIVNETNPYKWVEYHKWRFSGEWFVPISKPHGEDRNKMFVLKAAAKMGFIGRYNNRLKISPFERFQVGDAGLSNTFALLGYDIISQRGYPVYETSDPSVNPDQQGASQYFTMFNKYVMELRYPFSLNPSSTIYGVTFFEAANGWYSFKDYNPFRLRRSVGVGMRFFLPMFGLLGFDYGIGLDRITPGNGLKNASRFTFMLGFEPE; this is encoded by the coding sequence TTGGCCATAGCACAGGTTCCCGGAAAAAACCCTTCCGACTCAGGAATTACTTCCATTGATGCAGATCTGATGAACCTGTTTAATCAGAAAACCCCTAAAAAATATAAGGTGGCTTCTGTGAAAGTCGTAGGCAACAAGTTCTTCGACGAGGCACTTTTTCTCTCCATTGCAGGCATCAATGTTGGCGACGAAGTTACCATCCCCGGTGGCGACGCCTTCTCCAAATCGCTTACTAAACTCTGGGCTCAAAATTATTTCAGCGACATCGCTATCTATATTACACGCGTAGAAGGCAGGAATATAGATGTTGAAATTGATATCACCGAGCGCCCGCGCTTGTCGAGGTTTATATTTAAAGGGATCCGTAAAGGTGAAGTAGACGATCTTAAGTCGAAAACAAACCTGGTAATAGGTCACGTGATCACCGAAAACATGAAGATCACCGCTATCGACGCAATCCAACGTTACTACTATGAAAAAGGATTCCGTAACGTTAAAGTCAATATCGAAGAAATAAAAGATGAATCGGCGGAAAACTATGAACTGCTTACTATCCATGTTACCAAGGGTAATAAGGTGAAGGTAAACCAGATCAGCTTCTTTGGTAATACGGTAGATGAAGCCAAACTGAAAAAGCAGATGAAAGGAACCAAGGAAATGTCACGTATGACCTTGTTCCCTGCCAATGAAACCGGCGGTTTCGGCGATCCTAAAAAATATACCTTCCAGGACTACCTCCGCGATAAAGGTTTCCTTACCTACTCCAGAACCAAGAAGGTGCTGGATCCTTATCTGCGTATCAAACTCTTTACTTCAGCAAAATTCAATGAAAAGAAATTTGATGAAGATAAACTCTCCCTGCTGGAATACTATAACTCTATCGGTAACCGCGATGCCGTTATCGAAGACTATACCACCTTCCCCAACAGTAAGGGGAACCTCAATATCCATATTAAAGTAAACGAAGGACATAAATATTACTTCGGTAACATTACCTGGAGAGGTAATACCAAATTCTCCGACTCTGTTCTTACCCTTATCCTCGGTATCCAGAAAGGTGATACTTATAATGCCGAGATCCTGAATAAGAAACTCGGTAAAACCATTTCTCCCGAAGGCGGCGATATCAGTGGCCTTTATATGGACGATGGTTATCTGTTCTTCCGTACCGATCCGGTTGAAACAGCGGTATATAATGATACGATCGATTTCGAGATCCGTATCATCGAAGGCCCGCAGGCTACGATCAAGAACGTTCGCATCAGCGGGAACGATAAAACCAAGGAATATGTGGTCCGCAGGGAATTACGTACGGTCCCCGGCGACAGGTTCAGCCGTGAGGCGCTGATCCGTTCACAACGTGAGATTGGTGCACTCGGATATTTTAATGCTGAGAAAATTGGCATCAACCCTGTACCCAACCCCGACGATGGTACGGTGGATATTAATTATACACTCGAAGAAAAATCGAGCGACCAGTTGGAGTTGAGTGCCGGCTTTGGCGGTGGTATTGGCTTAACCGGTACCCTGGGTGTATCGTTCAACAACTTCTCGGCGAAGAATATCTTCAGCCGTAAAGCCTGGGATCCTTTACCTACCGGCGACGGACAAAAACTCAGTCTCAGGGTACAGAGTAACGGACGGGCCTACCGCTCTTATAATATCTCGTTCACTGAGCCATGGCTTGGCGGTAAAAAACGGAATGCGTTAACAGTAAGCTTGTTCGATACCAAGTTTGCAAATGCTTACGATCCCTATACAGGTACTTATAAAAAATCTGCTGCCGATACTTCCTATTTTAAAACAACAGGTGTTTCCGTTGGCCTGGCTAAACAATTGAAATGGCCCGATGACTATTTCTCTCTTGGCTTTACCTTAAGTTATGCCCGTTATAAATTAAGGAACTATGCTATCGACCGTAACCTTGTATTGAGAGACGGTACCATTTTCGACGATGGCGCTTCAAACAACCTGAACCTGAAAATAGCATTGCAGCGTAGTTCGGCAGGTCCTAACCCGTATTTCCCTACACAGGGTTCCAACTTCCTGGCCAGCTTACAGGTGACGCCTCCTTATTCGCTGTTTGACAAGAATATCGTTAATGAAACAAACCCGTATAAGTGGGTGGAATATCATAAATGGCGTTTCTCCGGCGAATGGTTTGTGCCTATCAGCAAGCCGCATGGCGAAGACAGGAACAAAATGTTCGTGTTGAAGGCAGCCGCGAAAATGGGCTTCATAGGAAGGTATAACAACCGTCTTAAGATCTCTCCGTTCGAACGCTTCCAGGTGGGTGATGCAGGCTTGAGTAATACATTCGCCCTGTTGGGTTATGATATCATTTCACAACGTGGTTACCCTGTTTACGAAACTTCCGATCCTTCGGTTAACCCCGACCAGCAAGGTGCTTCCCAGTACTTCACCATGTTTAATAAATATGTGATGGAACTGCGCTATCCGTTTAGCCTTAACCCAAGCAGTACCATCTATGGTGTTACCTTCTTTGAAGCAGCCAACGGCTGGTACTCCTTCAAAGATTATAATCCTTTCCGTTTACGTCGCTCTGTGGGCGTAGGTATGCGTTTCTTCCTGCCAATGTTCGGTTTGCTTGGATTTGACTATGGTATAGGTTTGGATAGGATTACACCGGGTAATGGCCTGAAAAATGCTTCAAGGTTTACATTTATGCTGGGCTTTGAACCTGAATAA
- a CDS encoding CBS domain-containing protein, protein MLTSQLIVSNYPVIGPADKAGFALGLMEDYDVQHLPVVVEEKFKGLVSKDDLLDADEAAMVATLEGNWVKVAVQTHDHFLTALKQAATNDISLVAAINETGEYQGVITRIELLHAASRFTGAEDPGGIIVLEMDKRNFSFGEMSRLVETNDAYITQINTYIDSTTGLLQVTVKVNRAEISDIIATFQRYDYTIRYYFGEENFQNELRENYDLLMTYLKM, encoded by the coding sequence ATGTTAACTTCTCAACTCATAGTCTCCAACTATCCCGTTATCGGTCCTGCCGATAAAGCAGGATTTGCATTGGGGCTTATGGAAGATTACGACGTCCAGCATCTGCCTGTGGTAGTGGAAGAAAAATTCAAAGGCCTTGTCAGCAAAGATGATCTGCTCGATGCCGATGAAGCTGCTATGGTAGCTACGCTCGAAGGCAATTGGGTGAAAGTGGCTGTTCAAACACATGACCATTTTCTCACCGCACTTAAACAAGCTGCCACAAACGACATTTCTCTGGTGGCAGCGATCAATGAAACGGGTGAATACCAAGGTGTTATAACCCGTATCGAACTGCTGCATGCCGCCAGCAGGTTTACAGGCGCCGAAGATCCCGGCGGTATCATCGTACTTGAAATGGATAAGCGTAATTTCTCTTTCGGAGAAATGAGCCGGCTGGTGGAAACAAACGATGCCTATATTACCCAGATCAATACTTATATCGATAGCACTACCGGACTGTTGCAGGTAACGGTAAAAGTAAACCGCGCAGAGATCTCAGATATCATTGCCACCTTCCAGCGTTACGATTATACCATACGGTACTATTTCGGAGAAGAAAACTTCCAGAACGAGCTCAGGGAGAACTACGACCTGCTCATGACTTATCTCAAAATGTAG
- a CDS encoding OmpH family outer membrane protein, whose product MKKVLFSLLAVTGMLLASSDNAKAQAQQGIKIGVFDIEIMMQVMPEYRRVDSLVRQYEQDTLGAEYRDYQSEYQRLDSIYKKDSAAGKSKSVLDMQRQQMQSVAMNLVYWQQIAQNKSDQKRAVLAQPLYEKVVAAYKKVLDTKKYTLILKPNTFEAGTTVDNIFELVAKEMKIPLPRELGGGMEEELAPKPAQGVKPAGK is encoded by the coding sequence ATGAAAAAGGTGTTATTTTCTCTGCTGGCTGTTACAGGCATGTTGTTAGCATCTTCTGACAACGCAAAGGCTCAGGCGCAGCAGGGTATTAAAATTGGTGTGTTTGATATTGAGATCATGATGCAGGTGATGCCTGAATACCGCCGCGTTGACAGCTTGGTACGCCAGTACGAGCAAGATACACTGGGTGCTGAATACCGCGACTACCAGTCGGAATATCAGCGTCTCGACAGCATTTATAAAAAAGACTCAGCAGCTGGAAAATCTAAATCTGTTCTCGATATGCAGCGCCAGCAAATGCAAAGCGTAGCTATGAACCTGGTTTACTGGCAGCAAATTGCTCAGAATAAATCTGATCAGAAAAGGGCCGTTCTGGCACAACCGCTTTACGAAAAAGTAGTGGCAGCGTATAAAAAAGTACTTGATACCAAGAAATATACACTGATCCTGAAGCCAAACACTTTCGAAGCAGGAACTACCGTTGACAATATCTTTGAACTGGTAGCCAAGGAAATGAAAATTCCTTTACCTCGTGAACTGGGTGGTGGTATGGAAGAAGAGCTCGCTCCTAAACCTGCGCAAGGTGTAAAACCAGCTGGTAAGTAA
- the gldC gene encoding gliding motility protein GldC → MHTSTISINVELDNDKVPHQIGWKATDSTIDQYQQARAMMLAFWDGAEKSALRIDLWTKDMMVDEMADFFYQTFMTMADTYNRATQQQELVDDIKKFAKDFYAKFQALQQKENK, encoded by the coding sequence ATGCATACTTCTACTATTAGTATTAACGTTGAACTGGATAATGACAAGGTGCCCCACCAGATTGGCTGGAAAGCTACCGACAGCACTATTGACCAATACCAGCAGGCCAGGGCTATGATGCTGGCTTTCTGGGACGGAGCAGAGAAAAGCGCACTGCGTATCGACTTGTGGACAAAAGACATGATGGTTGATGAAATGGCGGATTTCTTTTACCAGACTTTTATGACGATGGCGGATACCTATAACAGGGCCACACAACAACAGGAGCTGGTAGATGATATCAAAAAATTCGCAAAGGATTTCTACGCTAAATTCCAGGCGCTTCAGCAGAAAGAAAACAAATAG
- a CDS encoding alpha/beta fold hydrolase, whose product MNYEIKQYDKFKFVEEGEGEPLLLLHGLFGALSNFKDLVEHFRHQYKVIVPLLPLFDLDIFHTSVGGMEKYVQKFVEARGYDGIHLLGNSLGGHVGLIHVLKHPERIKSLILTGSSGLFENGMGDSYPKRGDYEYIRKKTELTFYDPAMATKELVDEVFEITSNRMKVIKIIALAKSAIRHNLGEEISQIKQPTLLIWGNNDTITPPFVAKEFNKLIPNSELHFIDQCGHAPMMEVPGEFNVILDAFLSKLKQPAATIA is encoded by the coding sequence ATGAATTACGAGATTAAACAATACGATAAGTTTAAGTTTGTTGAGGAAGGCGAAGGCGAACCTTTATTATTATTGCACGGATTATTTGGCGCGCTGAGCAATTTTAAGGATCTGGTAGAACATTTTCGTCACCAGTATAAAGTAATAGTACCCTTACTTCCTTTATTCGACCTCGATATTTTTCATACTTCCGTAGGAGGCATGGAGAAATATGTGCAGAAATTTGTGGAAGCACGCGGTTACGACGGCATTCATCTCCTTGGCAATTCCCTCGGAGGGCATGTAGGCCTCATTCATGTGCTGAAACACCCCGAAAGAATTAAATCGCTTATCCTTACCGGCAGCTCAGGTCTTTTTGAAAACGGTATGGGTGATAGTTACCCTAAAAGAGGGGACTATGAATATATCCGCAAAAAAACGGAACTCACTTTCTACGATCCTGCGATGGCTACCAAAGAACTCGTTGACGAGGTCTTTGAAATCACCAGCAACCGTATGAAGGTGATCAAAATTATTGCTTTGGCAAAAAGCGCTATCCGCCATAACTTAGGCGAAGAGATCAGCCAAATCAAACAACCTACGCTCCTGATCTGGGGTAATAATGATACCATTACACCCCCGTTCGTAGCTAAAGAGTTTAATAAACTGATCCCTAACAGCGAATTACATTTTATAGACCAGTGCGGACACGCCCCCATGATGGAAGTGCCCGGCGAATTTAATGTGATCCTCGACGCCTTTTTGAGTAAATTAAAGCAGCCTGCTGCAACAATTGCCTAG
- a CDS encoding GatB/YqeY domain-containing protein, protein MSLEQLIMADMKDAMKAKNEGVLRGLRAIKAEIIKAKTEPGANGAISAEGELKLLQKLVKQRKDSLDIYNQQNRADLAQKEEEEIAVIEKFLPKQMTEAELKAALAAIIAETGASSPADMGKVMGAATKQLAGKADGKAISAAVKEMLSK, encoded by the coding sequence ATGAGCTTAGAACAATTGATCATGGCCGACATGAAAGATGCAATGAAAGCCAAAAACGAAGGCGTGTTGCGTGGATTAAGGGCCATCAAGGCAGAGATCATTAAAGCAAAAACAGAACCCGGAGCCAATGGTGCAATTTCCGCCGAAGGCGAACTGAAACTGTTGCAGAAACTGGTAAAACAAAGAAAAGATTCGCTCGACATTTATAACCAGCAAAACAGGGCCGACCTTGCGCAGAAGGAGGAAGAAGAGATTGCTGTTATCGAAAAATTCCTCCCCAAACAAATGACGGAAGCCGAACTGAAGGCAGCGCTTGCAGCCATTATTGCGGAAACGGGCGCCAGCTCTCCTGCCGATATGGGTAAGGTAATGGGCGCAGCAACCAAACAACTGGCAGGCAAAGCCGATGGTAAAGCTATTTCCGCTGCAGTAAAAGAAATGCTCAGTAAATAG
- a CDS encoding CvpA family protein, translating into MFIDIIFILLVVLAIIKGLRKGLIVALFSFLAIITGIAAALKLSATVAVWLHDHTNMGTRWLPFLSFLIVMVAVVLIVRWVAALIEAGMEMVLMGWINKLGGVVLYLVLYITIFSVLLFYAAQMGLFKAETISESKSYTFVAPWGPKAIDAMAVVIPFLKNVFDQLQVFFAAFAKAA; encoded by the coding sequence ATGTTTATAGACATCATATTCATTTTGCTGGTGGTGCTGGCGATAATAAAAGGCCTTAGAAAAGGGTTGATAGTAGCCCTGTTCTCTTTCCTGGCTATTATCACCGGCATCGCTGCCGCTCTCAAGTTGTCAGCTACAGTGGCTGTGTGGCTCCACGATCATACGAATATGGGAACCAGGTGGCTGCCATTTCTTTCTTTCCTTATTGTGATGGTTGCAGTTGTGCTCATCGTGAGATGGGTGGCTGCCCTTATAGAAGCCGGAATGGAAATGGTGCTTATGGGCTGGATCAACAAATTGGGAGGAGTGGTGTTATACCTTGTACTGTATATAACTATATTTAGTGTACTTCTGTTCTATGCAGCGCAAATGGGGCTTTTTAAAGCAGAAACCATCTCGGAATCAAAATCTTATACCTTTGTTGCACCCTGGGGGCCAAAGGCAATAGATGCGATGGCTGTGGTGATACCTTTTCTGAAAAATGTTTTCGATCAGCTGCAGGTTTTTTTCGCCGCTTTCGCAAAAGCGGCCTGA